In a genomic window of Streptomyces koelreuteriae:
- a CDS encoding MFS transporter, whose protein sequence is MTRTAPKRTTTTTGWMPLAVLATAQFLVVLSTSIVNVALPQIRTGLGLSDTGQAWVVNAYVLVFGALLLPGGRAGDVLGLRRVFLLGTGLFALASLGAALAPTAMVLIVCRAVQGIGAALLAPTALALVLTLYPDGGRRGTALGVWGAVSGAGGAAGVLLSGLLTSLYGWRAVFVVMVPLALAVLVATRLLVGADRPRGGSMDAPGTVTVTAGLVALTYGLSGRPWPLAVIGLALLGLFAVLQRRAADPLLPVRMSVVAVPNVLMALLGAVWLGLFYFLPLYQQRALGYTPLEAGLTQLPLALMVTLASWLTGRLSGRRVLLPVGLLALAAGLAWLSRTPTDGTFLVDLLGPTLLIGIGLGAAFVRLTALSSTGVPAADNGLAGGLVNATRQIGGAIGLSFLTLFPSPGTAFAACAALALLISALSTLSAPSTRKA, encoded by the coding sequence ATGACCCGCACCGCACCGAAAAGGACGACCACCACCACCGGCTGGATGCCGCTGGCGGTCCTGGCCACGGCCCAGTTCCTGGTCGTACTGAGCACGTCGATCGTGAACGTCGCCCTGCCGCAGATCCGGACCGGGCTCGGCCTGTCGGACACGGGCCAGGCGTGGGTGGTCAACGCCTACGTCCTGGTCTTCGGCGCACTGCTGCTGCCGGGTGGCCGCGCGGGCGACGTCCTCGGTCTGCGCCGTGTGTTCCTGCTCGGCACCGGCCTGTTCGCCCTGGCCTCCCTGGGCGCGGCACTGGCGCCGACGGCGATGGTGCTGATCGTCTGCCGGGCGGTGCAGGGAATCGGTGCCGCGCTGCTGGCGCCCACGGCGCTGGCCCTCGTACTGACGCTCTATCCCGACGGGGGACGGCGCGGCACCGCACTCGGTGTGTGGGGCGCGGTCTCCGGTGCCGGCGGGGCGGCGGGCGTGCTGCTGAGCGGTCTGCTCACCAGCCTGTACGGGTGGCGTGCGGTGTTCGTCGTGATGGTGCCCCTCGCCCTGGCCGTCCTGGTGGCCACCCGGCTGCTGGTCGGTGCCGACCGGCCACGCGGCGGAAGCATGGACGCGCCGGGCACGGTGACGGTGACGGCGGGCCTGGTCGCGCTCACCTACGGCCTGTCAGGCCGCCCCTGGCCGCTCGCGGTGATCGGTCTGGCGCTGCTCGGCCTGTTCGCGGTCCTCCAGCGCCGGGCCGCCGACCCGCTGCTGCCGGTGCGCATGAGCGTGGTGGCGGTGCCCAACGTGCTGATGGCCCTGCTGGGCGCGGTCTGGCTCGGCCTGTTCTACTTCCTGCCCCTCTACCAGCAACGCGCCCTCGGCTACACGCCGTTGGAGGCCGGGCTGACCCAGCTCCCCCTCGCCCTCATGGTCACCCTCGCGTCGTGGCTCACCGGCCGGCTCTCCGGCCGCCGCGTGCTCCTCCCCGTGGGCCTGCTGGCCCTCGCGGCCGGACTGGCCTGGCTGTCCCGGACTCCGACCGACGGCACCTTCCTCGTGGACCTGCTCGGCCCGACGCTCCTCATCGGCATCGGGCTGGGAGCGGCCTTCGTCCGGCTCACCGCGCTGTCCTCCACGGGCGTCCCGGCCGCCGACAACGGCCTGGCCGGCGGGCTCGTCAACGCCACCCGGCAGATCGGCGGAGCCATCGGCCTGTCCTTCCTGACCCTGTTCCCCTCCCCCGGCACGGCGTTCGCGGCCTGCGCCGCCCTGGCCCTGCTCATCTCAGCGCTCTCGACTCTCTCGGCCCCCTCCACCCGAAAGGCATGA
- a CDS encoding carotenoid oxygenase family protein → MTMTLDKPYINGHFTPVTDEITGRELKVRGTLPLELNGRYFRNGHNPKPGVTPTHWFRGEGMLHGVRLADGRAEWYRNRWVRTPFLDGVPFTGTELEVSAAATNIVFHGGRYLALQEANLPYEVTAELDTIGVHDFGGKLTSSMTAHPKEDPATGELHFFSYSPFPPYLTYYVADATGDIVTSHLVDGSGPSLMHDFAITREHVVFINSPVVFDHAEHSGIPYRWHDDVPLRIGVMPRAGGRTTWFEAPDQAALLHIANAYTDPQGRIVLEAPRFDRSAWENSWKWWVGAPGYGTSPAAGSTFHRWIIDPATGKVTTESLNSLVTEFPSINEAHTGSAHRYSYAIAFPGAGLSGYHTVKLDTRTGREKLLSHGEGRMPGEAVFTPAEGATTEDDGYLLTIVSDLKADASELLVLDASDLSTVAAVELPRRVPAGIHGDWIPDAEQSA, encoded by the coding sequence ATGACCATGACCCTCGACAAGCCGTACATCAACGGCCACTTCACCCCTGTCACCGACGAGATCACCGGCCGCGAGCTGAAGGTGCGCGGCACCCTCCCGCTCGAGCTGAACGGCCGCTACTTCCGCAACGGCCACAACCCCAAGCCGGGCGTCACCCCCACCCACTGGTTCCGCGGCGAAGGCATGCTGCACGGCGTACGCCTCGCCGATGGCCGGGCCGAGTGGTACCGCAACCGCTGGGTGCGCACTCCCTTCCTGGACGGCGTGCCGTTCACCGGAACCGAGCTGGAGGTCAGCGCCGCCGCCACCAACATCGTCTTCCACGGGGGCCGCTATCTGGCCCTGCAGGAGGCCAACCTGCCCTACGAGGTCACCGCCGAGCTCGACACGATCGGCGTCCACGACTTCGGCGGCAAGCTCACCAGCTCGATGACCGCCCACCCCAAGGAGGACCCGGCAACCGGCGAGCTGCACTTCTTCAGCTACAGCCCCTTCCCGCCGTACCTGACCTACTACGTCGCCGACGCGACCGGCGACATCGTCACCTCCCACCTCGTCGACGGCTCCGGCCCTTCGCTGATGCACGACTTCGCCATCACCCGCGAGCACGTCGTCTTCATCAACTCGCCCGTGGTCTTCGACCACGCCGAGCACTCCGGCATCCCCTACCGCTGGCACGACGACGTCCCGCTGCGCATCGGCGTGATGCCGCGCGCCGGCGGCCGGACCACGTGGTTCGAGGCGCCCGACCAGGCGGCCCTGCTGCACATCGCCAACGCCTACACCGACCCCCAGGGCCGGATCGTCCTCGAAGCGCCGCGCTTCGACCGTTCCGCCTGGGAGAACTCCTGGAAGTGGTGGGTCGGCGCTCCCGGCTACGGCACCAGCCCCGCCGCCGGCTCCACCTTCCACCGGTGGATCATCGACCCGGCCACGGGCAAGGTCACCACGGAATCCCTCAACAGCCTGGTCACCGAGTTCCCGTCGATCAACGAGGCCCACACCGGCTCGGCCCACCGCTACAGCTACGCCATCGCCTTCCCCGGCGCGGGCCTGTCCGGCTACCACACCGTCAAACTCGACACCCGCACCGGCCGGGAGAAGCTCCTCTCCCACGGCGAGGGCCGCATGCCCGGCGAGGCCGTCTTCACACCCGCCGAGGGCGCGACCACCGAGGACGACGGCTACCTGCTCACCATCGTCAGCGACCTCAAGGCCGACGCCTCGGAACTGCTGGTCCTGGACGCGAGCGACCTGAGCACCGTGGCCGCCGTCGAACTTCCCCGGAGGGTGCCGGCGGGCATCCACGGGGACTGGATCCCGGACGCGGAGCAGTCGGCCTGA
- a CDS encoding SRPBCC family protein produces the protein MTHPTTIDETAPVIADHTIRIAAPLDRIWELHTEIGSWPAWQPDIAEARLDGPLAPGSTFHWTTAGLSIDSTLYAVEARRRILWGGPAHGITGVHEWTFTEDGDGVVVRTRESWSGAPVDADRDNLAAALDASLSSWLNALKRAAECADLA, from the coding sequence ATGACCCACCCCACGACGATCGACGAGACCGCCCCCGTCATCGCCGACCACACCATCCGGATCGCCGCTCCCCTCGACCGGATCTGGGAGCTGCACACCGAGATCGGCTCCTGGCCGGCCTGGCAGCCCGACATCGCCGAGGCCCGGCTCGACGGCCCTCTCGCCCCCGGCAGCACCTTCCACTGGACGACCGCGGGCCTGTCCATCGACTCCACCCTCTACGCCGTCGAAGCCCGGCGCCGCATCCTCTGGGGCGGTCCCGCGCACGGCATCACCGGCGTACACGAGTGGACCTTCACCGAGGACGGCGACGGCGTCGTGGTCCGCACCCGGGAGTCCTGGTCGGGCGCGCCGGTCGACGCCGACCGGGACAACCTGGCCGCCGCGCTGGACGCATCACTGAGCAGCTGGCTCAACGCTCTCAAGAGGGCGGCGGAGTGCGCCGATTTGGCCTAG
- a CDS encoding CinA family protein, with amino-acid sequence MSLEDIAARLGSLLRAGGLSVSTAESLTGGLLGATITSTPGASDYYRGGAITYATDSKATVLSVSETTLASDGPVSPATAEQMAHGVRELFGSSFGISTTGVAGPTGQDGKPVGLVHIGISDTGRTVSHEFNSTGTTRDEVRRQAVERALSLLVDHLNRSEGS; translated from the coding sequence GTGTCACTGGAGGACATCGCGGCGCGGCTCGGGTCGCTGCTCCGCGCCGGCGGTCTGTCCGTCAGCACGGCGGAATCCCTCACCGGCGGCCTGCTCGGCGCGACGATCACCAGCACTCCGGGCGCGTCGGACTACTACCGCGGCGGCGCGATCACCTACGCGACGGACTCCAAGGCGACGGTCCTCTCCGTGTCCGAGACGACCCTCGCCTCCGACGGCCCTGTGAGCCCCGCGACAGCCGAGCAGATGGCCCACGGCGTACGGGAGTTGTTCGGCAGCTCCTTCGGCATCTCGACCACCGGCGTCGCCGGCCCCACCGGCCAGGACGGCAAGCCCGTGGGCCTCGTCCACATCGGCATCTCCGACACGGGGCGCACGGTCTCCCACGAGTTCAACAGCACCGGCACGACTCGCGACGAGGTGCGCCGCCAGGCTGTGGAGCGGGCGCTGAGCCTGCTTGTCGACCACCTGAACCGCTCCGAGGGAAGCTGA
- a CDS encoding glycosyltransferase 87 family protein, translating to MSACLGYLCAAVAALSSRSRGLAVSVWLAVGGAVIVPLALLVLTGTAQSEVGVVERSGMLTLRQATPYLADPRTVVEVTPYLPGMAVFGLPRAVLGDGGPLPRLLGDARLWCAVAFLGCLWAARRAIGHRTGAPSAATGGVASGYAVGALVASPAVALPLCVSGVDLPLTGLLFLALVFAARRRPVAAGLALAAACSLKWTAWPAVAVAVALLAHHGGIRKAVRGAAVAVGSTVLLVLPSALLSPGPLVRQVFAFPTGRGPFETPAASPLPGRLLADLGPAGWYAAVALLSAGGLAVAVSLLVRPPHDLVSAADRLAVGLCVAFLLAPAGRFGYLALPLTLAVLARLVGGARRKVPAHDVVVRTSRPARPVPVPLARGAR from the coding sequence ATGAGCGCCTGCCTGGGTTACCTCTGCGCGGCGGTCGCCGCGCTGTCGTCCCGCTCTCGCGGCCTCGCCGTCTCGGTGTGGCTGGCCGTCGGAGGTGCCGTCATCGTGCCCCTCGCGCTGCTGGTGCTGACCGGCACGGCACAGAGCGAGGTCGGCGTGGTCGAGCGCTCGGGGATGCTGACGCTGCGCCAGGCCACCCCGTATCTGGCGGATCCCCGCACGGTGGTCGAGGTCACCCCCTACCTGCCGGGCATGGCCGTGTTCGGGTTGCCGCGCGCGGTGCTGGGTGACGGTGGCCCCCTGCCCAGACTGCTGGGCGATGCCCGCCTCTGGTGCGCGGTGGCGTTCCTGGGCTGTCTGTGGGCGGCCCGGCGTGCGATCGGGCACCGGACCGGCGCCCCCTCCGCTGCCACCGGCGGCGTCGCGAGCGGTTACGCCGTCGGCGCGCTCGTCGCCTCGCCGGCCGTGGCGCTTCCGCTCTGCGTCAGCGGCGTGGACCTGCCGTTGACCGGACTGCTGTTCCTGGCGCTGGTGTTCGCGGCGCGGCGGCGACCGGTGGCCGCCGGGCTGGCGCTCGCTGCCGCCTGCTCCCTCAAGTGGACGGCCTGGCCCGCCGTCGCGGTCGCCGTGGCGCTGCTCGCCCACCACGGAGGGATCCGGAAGGCCGTGCGCGGGGCGGCCGTGGCGGTGGGAAGCACCGTCCTGCTCGTCCTGCCGAGCGCGCTGCTGTCACCCGGCCCCCTGGTGCGGCAGGTGTTCGCGTTCCCGACCGGGCGCGGGCCGTTCGAGACCCCGGCGGCCAGTCCGCTGCCGGGCCGGTTGCTCGCCGACCTCGGGCCGGCCGGTTGGTACGCGGCGGTGGCCCTGCTGTCGGCCGGTGGGCTGGCCGTCGCCGTGTCCCTCCTGGTCCGGCCGCCGCACGATCTCGTGTCGGCCGCCGACCGGCTCGCCGTCGGCCTGTGTGTCGCCTTCCTCCTCGCGCCCGCCGGGCGCTTCGGATACCTCGCGCTGCCTCTCACCCTGGCCGTGCTCGCCCGGCTGGTGGGCGGCGCCCGCCGGAAGGTGCCCGCCCACGACGTCGTCGTACGGACGTCCCGGCCCGCGCGCCCGGTCCCGGTTCCGCTGGCGCGGGGTGCCCGATGA
- a CDS encoding glycosyltransferase family 4 protein — protein sequence MGTTLIVTNDFPPRQGGIETFVHAMATRVPGHDVVVHTSSEPGAAAYDATLPFPVVRDPGRMLLPTPAVTRRTLEIARRYGCDRVWFGAAAPLAAMAPALRRGGIRRMVATTHGHEIWWARTPGARQVMRRIGDHVDAVTYLGEYTRRRIAPALGPRAALVRLVPGVDAAAFLPLPGRARQIREQHGIVGRKVVLCVSRLVRRKGQDMLIRALPAIRRAVPEAVLVIVGSGPDEERLRGLARRHADGHVVFVGGLDHSATASYYAAADVFAMPCRTRKGGLEAEGLGIVFLEAAASGLPVVAGDSGGAPDAVVDGVTGTVVDGADAGAVARAVSGILRTPERAAAMSESGRAWVASQWSWDTSAQRLTRLLSPGADLEAVVSGRGDGEG from the coding sequence ATGGGCACCACTCTGATCGTCACCAACGATTTTCCGCCCCGCCAAGGAGGCATCGAGACCTTCGTCCATGCCATGGCGACCCGCGTCCCCGGCCATGACGTGGTCGTCCACACCTCCAGTGAGCCGGGTGCCGCCGCCTACGACGCCACCCTGCCGTTCCCGGTGGTCCGGGACCCCGGCCGCATGCTGTTACCCACCCCCGCGGTGACCCGCCGCACCCTGGAGATCGCCCGGCGGTACGGCTGCGACCGGGTCTGGTTCGGGGCCGCCGCTCCGCTCGCGGCGATGGCGCCGGCGCTGCGGCGCGGCGGGATACGGCGGATGGTCGCCACGACACACGGTCACGAGATCTGGTGGGCCCGCACACCGGGCGCCCGGCAGGTGATGCGGCGCATCGGGGACCACGTGGACGCCGTCACGTACCTCGGCGAGTACACCCGGCGCCGTATCGCGCCTGCGCTGGGGCCGCGGGCCGCACTGGTACGGCTGGTTCCGGGCGTGGACGCGGCGGCGTTCCTGCCTCTCCCCGGCCGGGCCCGGCAGATCCGGGAGCAGCACGGCATCGTGGGCCGCAAGGTCGTCCTGTGCGTCTCGCGGCTGGTCCGGCGCAAGGGCCAGGACATGCTGATACGGGCGTTGCCCGCGATACGGCGAGCCGTGCCGGAGGCGGTGCTGGTGATCGTGGGGAGCGGTCCGGACGAGGAGCGGCTGCGGGGGCTCGCGCGCCGGCACGCCGACGGGCACGTGGTGTTCGTCGGTGGGCTGGACCACTCGGCGACGGCCTCGTACTACGCGGCGGCGGACGTGTTCGCCATGCCGTGCCGGACCCGGAAGGGCGGGCTCGAGGCGGAGGGGCTGGGCATCGTGTTCCTGGAGGCGGCCGCCAGCGGGCTGCCCGTGGTCGCCGGGGACTCGGGCGGTGCGCCGGACGCGGTCGTCGACGGGGTGACGGGCACCGTCGTGGACGGCGCTGACGCGGGGGCCGTGGCCCGCGCGGTGTCCGGGATCCTGCGCACCCCGGAGAGGGCCGCGGCGATGAGCGAGTCCGGCCGGGCATGGGTGGCTTCGCAGTGGTCCTGGGACACGTCGGCGCAGCGGCTGACGCGGCTGCTCTCCCCGGGCGCCGACCTCGAGGCGGTGGTGTCCGGGCGGGGTGACGGGGAGGGCTGA
- a CDS encoding response regulator, with product MLRVVLAEDAVLLRAGLVELLSRVGHEVTAAVGDAAELARAVDADRPDVVITDVRMPPDFRDEGLKAALELRGRHPGLPVLVLSQYVATAYATQLFSGGSSAEGGLGYLLKDRVGEVTDFLDALDRVAGGQTVIDPEVVRVLLQQRTADEPLGRLTPREREVLALMAEGLNNQAIAGRLTITEASVVKHSSNIFMKLDLDPAEGNRRVLAVLAHLRREAPQV from the coding sequence GTGCTCCGCGTAGTGCTCGCCGAGGACGCCGTCCTGCTGCGCGCCGGCCTCGTGGAACTGCTGTCCCGGGTCGGACACGAGGTGACCGCCGCCGTGGGGGACGCCGCGGAACTGGCGCGCGCCGTGGACGCCGACCGGCCGGACGTGGTCATCACCGATGTGCGGATGCCGCCCGACTTCCGCGACGAAGGCCTGAAGGCGGCACTGGAACTGCGCGGCCGGCACCCGGGCCTGCCGGTTCTGGTGCTGTCGCAGTACGTCGCCACGGCCTACGCGACCCAGTTGTTCAGCGGCGGTTCGTCGGCCGAGGGAGGACTCGGGTACCTGCTGAAGGACCGGGTCGGGGAGGTCACCGACTTCCTCGACGCGCTGGACCGCGTCGCCGGCGGGCAGACCGTCATCGACCCGGAGGTGGTCCGGGTGCTGCTGCAGCAGCGGACCGCCGACGAACCGCTGGGGCGCCTGACACCCCGTGAGCGGGAGGTGCTGGCTCTCATGGCGGAGGGACTCAACAACCAGGCCATCGCGGGGCGGCTCACCATCACGGAGGCGTCGGTGGTCAAGCACTCGAGCAACATCTTCATGAAGCTGGACCTCGACCCGGCCGAGGGCAACCGCCGCGTCCTGGCGGTCCTCGCCCACCTCCGGCGGGAGGCCCCACAGGTCTGA
- a CDS encoding sensor histidine kinase, which yields MTVAVWEALRERPLRFALSAWPLRCWAFLLSGTVVGFFVLLLLAVLLFVGVGLSVVGVGLVVLMAVAVLGIPVATLERHRLRLVEPEPLLDPHGSLPGTGAWPWLRTRLRERATWRELGYTLALGVVFTATGIGFTALLGLSLMLTATPVIVWAIAPDTVMLVPGRSISDPLAALPGSAAGLLGLLVSAYVGGLLTGAQVWVAQSLLSARDEDLSTRVIELTRSRARLVDAFEAERRRIERDLHDGAQQQLVALSMTLGLAELELRGKDSPATPLIARARGEARQALDQLRSLVRGIHPQVLTDHGLPAAVSELALRNPIPVAVDLHLPDRLPSAVETTAYFTVTEALTNASKHSGADQVSVVGRLRDDKLVLLITDNGHGGADPAAGAGLQGLADRVAILKGRLVVTSPVGGPTQLRVEVPCSA from the coding sequence ATGACCGTCGCCGTCTGGGAGGCCCTGCGAGAACGCCCCCTGCGTTTCGCGCTCTCCGCCTGGCCGCTGCGGTGCTGGGCGTTCCTGCTGAGCGGCACGGTCGTGGGCTTCTTCGTGCTGCTCCTGCTGGCGGTCCTCCTCTTCGTGGGGGTCGGACTGTCCGTGGTGGGCGTCGGGCTGGTCGTCCTCATGGCCGTCGCCGTCCTGGGCATCCCCGTCGCCACGCTGGAGCGGCACCGGTTACGGCTCGTCGAACCGGAACCACTCCTGGACCCGCACGGTTCCCTGCCCGGCACAGGCGCCTGGCCCTGGCTGCGCACCCGGCTGCGTGAGCGGGCCACCTGGCGGGAGCTGGGCTACACCCTCGCCCTGGGCGTCGTCTTCACCGCCACGGGGATCGGCTTCACGGCCCTGCTCGGCCTGTCCTTGATGCTGACCGCCACACCGGTCATCGTGTGGGCGATCGCCCCCGACACGGTGATGCTGGTGCCCGGCCGGTCCATCTCCGACCCCCTCGCGGCCCTGCCGGGCAGCGCCGCGGGACTGCTCGGACTGCTCGTCTCGGCCTATGTCGGCGGCCTCCTCACCGGCGCACAGGTGTGGGTCGCCCAGTCCCTGCTGTCGGCGCGGGACGAGGACTTGAGCACGCGCGTCATCGAACTGACCCGCTCCCGCGCCCGGTTGGTCGACGCCTTCGAAGCGGAGCGACGACGTATCGAACGCGATCTGCACGACGGTGCGCAGCAGCAACTCGTGGCGCTCAGCATGACCCTGGGGCTGGCCGAACTGGAGCTGCGCGGCAAGGACTCGCCGGCCACCCCGCTCATCGCCCGCGCCCGGGGCGAGGCCCGCCAGGCCCTGGACCAGCTGCGTTCCCTGGTGCGCGGCATCCACCCCCAGGTCCTCACCGACCACGGACTGCCGGCCGCCGTGTCCGAACTGGCCCTGCGCAACCCGATTCCGGTGGCCGTCGACCTGCATCTGCCGGACCGGTTGCCGTCGGCGGTCGAGACGACCGCGTACTTCACCGTCACCGAGGCGCTGACCAACGCCTCCAAGCACAGCGGCGCCGACCAGGTCAGCGTCGTAGGCCGGCTGCGCGACGACAAACTGGTCCTGCTCATCACCGACAACGGGCACGGCGGAGCGGATCCCGCCGCCGGAGCCGGTCTGCAAGGATTGGCCGACCGCGTGGCCATTCTCAAAGGGAGACTCGTCGTGACCAGTCCCGTCGGCGGACCCACACAACTGCGGGTGGAGGTGCCGTGCTCCGCGTAG
- a CDS encoding ABC transporter ATP-binding protein, with product MSLLTDIQLPAVQLAAVSKSYAGAAGPVPVLREVSLGFSQRALTAVMGPSGSGKTTLLNCAAGLDRPDSGKVLLGDTDLAVCDERELTAVRRGRIGFVFQQFNLLPMLTAYENVALPLRLRRRSVKRDRVMEALREVGLADKADRRPAQLSGGQQQRVAIARTLVAEPEIVFADEPTGSLDLQSGRQVMELLRAVVDRAGRTVVMVTHDPAVAACADRVVFLSDGKVVGRLDHPTAEAVAGRLSLWER from the coding sequence ATGTCACTGCTCACCGACATCCAACTCCCGGCCGTCCAACTGGCCGCCGTCTCCAAGAGCTACGCGGGCGCCGCGGGCCCTGTCCCGGTGCTCCGCGAGGTCAGTCTGGGTTTTTCGCAGCGGGCGCTGACCGCGGTGATGGGACCGTCCGGCTCCGGCAAGACGACGCTGCTGAACTGCGCGGCCGGCCTGGACAGGCCCGACAGCGGCAAGGTCCTCCTCGGTGACACGGATCTCGCCGTCTGCGACGAGCGGGAGCTGACGGCGGTGCGCAGGGGCCGGATCGGTTTCGTCTTCCAGCAGTTCAACCTGCTGCCGATGCTGACCGCGTACGAGAACGTGGCCCTGCCGCTGCGACTGCGGCGCCGGTCGGTGAAACGGGACCGGGTCATGGAGGCCCTGCGCGAGGTGGGTCTGGCGGACAAGGCCGACCGGCGGCCCGCGCAGCTGTCCGGCGGCCAGCAGCAGCGTGTCGCGATCGCGCGGACCCTGGTGGCCGAGCCGGAGATCGTCTTCGCCGACGAGCCGACCGGTTCCCTGGACCTGCAGAGCGGACGGCAGGTCATGGAGCTGCTGCGCGCCGTGGTCGACCGGGCGGGGCGCACGGTCGTCATGGTGACGCACGACCCCGCGGTCGCGGCGTGCGCGGACCGGGTGGTGTTCCTCTCCGACGGCAAGGTCGTCGGGCGGCTCGACCACCCGACCGCCGAAGCGGTCGCCGGCCGGCTGAGCCTGTGGGAGCGGTGA
- a CDS encoding FtsX-like permease family protein — translation MWRISLYSVRHYWALFAGTFVALALGVALIGMSASALAATWAVPTSTEAGRPSVTLTDGTGTARTLSSGDVDLGGVQSVLAMAGVVSAFVTVFVITGTCAFGIALRRRDMGLLRMVGAGGPQVRRMVLGESLAVAVPAALTGCVIAAVAAPVAVEALDGTGLSPVDLRPGPLLWPLVCAVAGGLFMAVLGTLAASKRAARVRPTEALREADLDARTMTAGRGTAGALSLVTGAVMLALAPGAGAEAATPLALFGTMALAVAATLLGPVYLPPVLRLMALPLRWADPVAGRLAAESVRTSRRRTASLVGPVLAILAVVGAFTTVLSTTGAATEADDRARTVAQLVVEPARGDSLSADDVKALRADPRVAAVSAPAALEVAVAGPDSVWREQSAVADPAALARTHRISVVDGSLEALRPGTVAVSREFADWYGHRAGSTVTYGLFGGRPVKARVAAVLEGGSAVPSLLLPGGTRGAAATPARASVLLDEEAAGSARAVAAELTARVGAERVRVVPSAEWFGESASDQDRLNRLVLGVLTVPASLYALIAVAGTLVMSYSRRGGEIAGMRMVGVSAGQVRRMALWETLSTSLLGVLIAAGVVAVGARAYRGALSVFGGEAPLSVEWGMLSALTAACVLAGVVVSLAATGRLLRQAGVAMVSSRR, via the coding sequence ATGTGGCGGATCTCCCTGTACTCGGTGCGGCATTACTGGGCCCTGTTCGCCGGTACGTTCGTGGCGCTGGCGCTCGGCGTGGCACTGATCGGCATGTCCGCCTCGGCGCTGGCCGCGACCTGGGCGGTGCCGACGTCGACGGAGGCCGGCCGGCCGTCGGTGACGCTCACGGACGGCACGGGTACGGCACGCACCCTGTCCAGCGGTGACGTGGACCTGGGCGGGGTGCAGAGCGTGCTGGCGATGGCGGGGGTGGTGTCCGCGTTCGTGACGGTGTTCGTCATCACCGGCACCTGCGCGTTCGGGATCGCCCTGCGCCGCCGCGACATGGGGCTGCTGCGCATGGTGGGCGCGGGCGGGCCGCAGGTGCGCCGGATGGTGCTCGGCGAGTCACTGGCGGTGGCGGTGCCCGCCGCGCTCACGGGCTGCGTGATCGCCGCCGTGGCGGCGCCGGTCGCGGTGGAGGCGCTCGACGGGACCGGCCTGTCGCCGGTCGATTTGCGGCCGGGACCGTTGCTCTGGCCGCTCGTGTGCGCGGTGGCCGGCGGCCTGTTCATGGCCGTGCTGGGAACGCTGGCCGCGTCGAAGCGAGCCGCCCGGGTCCGCCCGACGGAGGCGCTGCGCGAGGCGGACCTGGACGCCCGGACCATGACGGCGGGGCGCGGGACGGCGGGCGCGCTGTCCCTGGTGACCGGCGCCGTGATGCTGGCGCTGGCCCCCGGCGCGGGGGCGGAGGCGGCGACTCCGCTGGCGCTGTTCGGCACCATGGCGCTGGCGGTGGCCGCCACGTTGCTGGGGCCGGTGTACCTGCCGCCGGTGCTGAGGCTGATGGCGCTGCCCCTGCGCTGGGCCGATCCGGTGGCCGGGCGCCTGGCCGCGGAGTCGGTGCGCACCTCGCGGCGTCGTACGGCGTCGCTGGTCGGACCGGTGCTGGCCATCCTCGCGGTCGTCGGCGCCTTCACCACGGTGTTGTCCACCACGGGTGCGGCGACGGAGGCGGACGACCGGGCGCGTACCGTCGCCCAGCTCGTCGTGGAGCCCGCCCGGGGCGACTCGCTGAGCGCGGACGACGTGAAGGCGCTGCGCGCCGACCCGAGGGTGGCGGCTGTCTCGGCGCCCGCCGCGCTGGAGGTGGCGGTGGCGGGTCCGGACTCGGTGTGGAGGGAACAGTCCGCGGTCGCGGACCCGGCCGCCCTGGCCCGTACGCACCGGATCTCCGTGGTCGACGGATCGCTCGAGGCGCTCCGGCCGGGAACGGTCGCCGTGTCGCGGGAGTTCGCCGACTGGTACGGGCATCGCGCGGGATCGACGGTGACCTATGGGCTGTTCGGCGGCCGGCCGGTCAAGGCGCGTGTGGCGGCGGTGCTGGAGGGCGGATCGGCCGTGCCGTCCCTGCTGCTGCCGGGTGGTACGCGGGGTGCGGCCGCGACGCCGGCGCGTGCTTCGGTGCTGCTCGACGAGGAGGCCGCGGGTTCGGCGCGTGCGGTGGCCGCCGAGCTGACCGCGCGGGTGGGCGCCGAGCGGGTCAGGGTGGTGCCGTCGGCCGAGTGGTTCGGCGAGTCCGCGTCCGATCAGGACCGGCTCAACCGGCTGGTGCTGGGCGTGCTGACGGTGCCCGCGTCGCTGTACGCGCTGATCGCCGTGGCGGGCACGCTGGTGATGTCGTACAGCCGGCGCGGAGGGGAGATCGCGGGCATGCGGATGGTCGGCGTCAGCGCCGGGCAGGTGCGCCGCATGGCTCTGTGGGAGACGCTGTCCACCTCCCTGCTGGGCGTGCTGATCGCCGCGGGAGTGGTCGCGGTGGGCGCGCGGGCCTACCGGGGGGCGCTCTCGGTGTTCGGTGGCGAGGCACCGCTGAGCGTGGAGTGGGGGATGCTCTCGGCGCTCACGGCGGCGTGCGTGCTCGCGGGTGTCGTGGTGAGTCTGGCAGCGACGGGTCGTTTGCTCCGGCAAGCCGGCGTGGCGATGGTCTCTTCCCGTCGGTAG